A stretch of candidate division WOR-3 bacterium DNA encodes these proteins:
- the gcvPB gene encoding aminomethyl-transferring glycine dehydrogenase subunit GcvPB produces the protein MLEKLIKEYSKKGKFNDYFGEIDIPEKDIKNYLSENLLRKDFEFIEVSEIEVIRHFIRLSALNYHLDKGIYPLGSCTMKHNPKVNEEVASYEGFLYLHPLQEEEDIQGALRLMYELIYFLKEISGMDYVSLQPPAGASGELTAMLVIKKYFMDKKEDRKIVLIPDSAHGTNPASVSMAGFVAQTIKSNSEGMIDLEDLKKNLNSQVACLMITNPNTLGIFEKNIKLIAEELHKYGALLYLDGANLNAYCGIHRPGDAGVDIMHFNLHKTFSTPHGGGGPGAGPVGAKDFLVPYLPNPKIEKKNEKYYLKYDKESIGKTASFYGNFNVFVKAYTYIRMNGIKGLKKVSQIAVLNASYLRKRLEELGFSCEYKTNTLHEFVLTLKDFKKQDVRALDIAKRLLDYYCHAPTVYFPLIVSEAFMIEPTETEPKEELDRFISVMARIKEEIKENPELVKNAPHNTPVRRLDEGKAGRELIVKWS, from the coding sequence ATGCTTGAGAAATTAATCAAGGAATATTCTAAAAAGGGAAAGTTTAATGACTATTTTGGCGAGATTGATATTCCCGAGAAAGATATTAAAAATTATCTTTCAGAAAATCTTTTAAGAAAGGATTTTGAATTTATTGAGGTTTCGGAAATAGAAGTGATTAGACATTTTATCCGTCTTTCGGCTTTGAATTACCATTTAGATAAAGGAATCTATCCCTTAGGAAGTTGCACGATGAAGCATAATCCAAAGGTGAACGAAGAAGTAGCAAGTTACGAAGGTTTTCTTTATCTCCATCCTTTACAAGAAGAAGAGGATATCCAAGGTGCTTTGCGATTGATGTATGAACTTATTTATTTCTTAAAAGAGATTTCGGGAATGGATTATGTTTCTTTGCAGCCGCCAGCCGGTGCGAGTGGTGAATTAACAGCAATGCTGGTTATCAAGAAATATTTTATGGATAAAAAAGAAGATAGAAAGATTGTTTTAATTCCTGATTCGGCTCACGGAACAAATCCGGCAAGTGTGAGTATGGCGGGATTTGTTGCTCAAACAATTAAATCTAATAGTGAAGGAATGATTGATTTAGAAGATTTGAAAAAGAATTTAAATAGTCAAGTTGCCTGTTTGATGATTACCAATCCTAATACTTTAGGAATTTTTGAAAAGAATATTAAATTGATTGCTGAAGAGTTACATAAATACGGTGCGCTCCTATATTTAGATGGTGCCAATTTGAATGCCTATTGCGGAATTCATCGACCAGGTGATGCTGGTGTTGATATTATGCATTTTAATCTTCACAAAACCTTTTCTACTCCGCACGGTGGTGGTGGTCCCGGAGCAGGTCCGGTTGGTGCCAAAGATTTTTTAGTTCCCTATTTGCCCAATCCGAAGATTGAAAAAAAGAATGAGAAATATTATCTTAAATATGATAAAGAGTCAATCGGCAAGACAGCAAGTTTTTATGGTAATTTTAATGTTTTTGTTAAGGCATATACTTACATAAGAATGAATGGAATAAAGGGCTTGAAGAAAGTTTCTCAGATTGCGGTTTTAAATGCCAGTTATTTAAGAAAGAGATTAGAAGAACTTGGTTTTTCTTGTGAATATAAAACCAACACTTTACACGAATTTGTTTTGACTTTGAAGGATTTTAAAAAACAGGATGTTAGGGCTTTGGATATTGCCAAAAGATTATTAGATTATTATTGTCATGCACCAACGGTATATTTTCCGTTAATTGTGTCTGAAGCCTTTATGATTGAGCCGACCGAAACCGAGCCAAAAGAAGAACTTGATAGATTTATTTCGGTAATGGCAAGGATAAAAGAGGAGATAAAAGAAAATCCGGAATTAGTAAAGAATGCGCCCCATAATACACCAGTAAGAAGATTAGATGAAGGAAAAGCCGGAAGAGAATTAATTGTAAAATGGAGTTAA